CCTACGTATGTCGTAGAAACCTAAACCGGGAGGTAAATCGGCAAAGACTGGCGTTGCATCCATTTCTGGTGCACTTCCTGTTGACAGTGCAAGTCCAAAACTCTGGAAGAGTAAACCCTGCTGtgccagctcctcctcctggaaGAGAAAGACGCAGCACAGAATAACCATCTGCTCTCATTGAGAATCACACAGCTTAAATGatgcctgttttctttttgagccAGTGACTGGCTGGTGTTTAACTTGAACAAGGCGACAGTACATACCCTGGCACAGGCACTGCACTGCTGGGCTGCGTTCCCATGAGAAGCACTGTTGCTTGACATGTTGTTTCCTTTCACCTTACTGTCACCACTTCCCTGCTGAtggggtgaaaaaaaagcataaaacaaaacatgaatttaATCATCAAACAGACTGCACTGATAGAACAGTTTCCAACATGATACAACTCCACTGTGCTGCATATATGTTTCAGATCAGTAATCCTCGTCTGTTTCTGACAAAGTGAATACAAGTCTGACATTAATGTGATATGAGACAGTTTGAAGGGGTTGTCAGAGCAAATTTCAGTGGCGTTGCATAATCCCAGcaaataaataagtacaaaGGATTCCAGCAGATGGTTTGTGCACTGAGGTATGAACATTAGAAGGTGTTAATGAGTCCTGCATCTGTGCAGCTGCCGTCACACTGCTTCATttaagaatcttttttttttttagaggtgGTTTAGCCTGTTTGGTCTCCCCTATTTTTATTCTTCTCATGAAATCCAAAGTGAGGCAGCAAGATGTTGAGAATATTCAGCCAAACAGTGGGATAAGGTGATGGCTTGAATTAATTACAGGTCAATGCTGTCTGCATTTCCCGGCTGGAGCGTAACATGCAGCTGAGTTCTGTAGCTCGTGCGTAGCTGGGTGCAGTGAATAGCAGGTGACAGCCGCCCGAGGGGCTGAGTGGGTGGGTTGCACTCACAGCTCTCTGCCGCTGTTGCTCTTTGAGCTTTTTCCTCAGTCTGAAGAACTCCTTGTGCTGGCGTGAAACAAAATTAACGGCTGCGTACTCCAATAGCGCAGCAAACACGAAAAGAAGACAAACTGCCATCCAGATGTCTATGGCTTTCACGTAGGACACCTGTAAAACCATGAAAATCAAATCTTTAGATTCACTCATCATGTCGTGTGAGGCAGTGACGTGAAAGAAATATGACATTACAGGCTCTGTGTCAAGAATTACGTGTCAgattactttgtgtgtgtctacattgGGGTTAAACAGTGGTAGTAGTGGAAGTGTTATCAAATAAACCTAGCAAAACTACACTAtaaaaaatactccattacaagtaaaggTTTTAGACCTTAAATTTTACTCAGGTAGTAGTACTAAAGCATTAGCAACAGTCTGCTCATAATGCAGACTGGTCCCTGTTATATTTAAAATTATTGGATCATCTTTATTGTCACAGAAAATGTAAGTTGTGCTTAAATGTTGTAATAGGTCATGGTGGAGCTAAGTGTAAGTGCTTCAAATAGTGTATTGAGTATTTCAATCTGTTATAATTTATCATAATttataaactgtaaatgaagacatacagcttataaaatacaatacattGTTGTAGTTTAAACTTTGCAGCAAGCTTCACCTCTACCAGCCAATTAAATCTGCTTAAACAATACAAATAGTTCCacaccattttttttgtgtaataaaCTGTCTGACCTTTGGCAGAGAGGCCCTGGAGCCAGAGCTCTGCGTTGTCATGGTGAGCACCGTCGTGATGCCCAGTCCCACTCTGGCCGGAGCCGCATCCATGTTGATCCAGAACGACACCCAGGACAGGATGACAGTGAGCAGGCTCGGTATGTACATCTGGATCAGGTAGTAGCCCATTTGACGCTCCAGGTAGAATTTGACCTCAATGCATGTGAATTTACCTAACCACAGGAGGAGATACAGGTGCAAACTGACAGTCTTATTAGAAGTCGATAGACAGCACCTATCAAGGATGGTAGGACGCCGTACGTCATGTACCTGTGTTGTAGTGTTTGGTGCAGTAGCCGAggcctttctcctctttcagcaCAAACTGAGGGAGCGTCAGATCATCAGCCACCTGCACTGCTCCCACATCCAGCCATTCGAAAATAAGATCATTCATGGTGTAGCCAACTagaacagagtcagagagaaattAGTTTATGAAAAACTCTATGTGTAATATCAGCCCTGGCATGAAAGGTAAACTCACAGCTTTCGAGCTGCATGATGCACGTCTGGCTGTCCATGGGGAAGTTTTTCAGATCCATGGGACAGGAAAGAGTGAGGGTCAGCCtggaaaacagagacagcaaCTCCATAATGGTACTGGAATGgtgtgtaaaatgaaaaaaggtgaTACCCTTACACTCACTAACCCATGATGGACAAAAATACGAGTGGATACTCAGCTAACCAACACCACCTAAACCCCACAGCACCAGCTATTTCCTGCTCAGGTGTCACTCAAACCCTTTTTGCACGCTCGCCCCACACTGAGAGTCACATCAAGCAGGTCTAACCTCTCTGACacctgtcctcctcttcatctttctgtaCCACTGCAACcccacacaaaccacaaaggACCGGCAGGTGCTGACAGACAACATGCCAGCCCTTTGAAAAGCCTGCTGTAAAATGGGCTGAGAACACAGCACCAAcatcagtggggaaaaaagcatAATAGTACTGCTTCCCCCCTCACAGGACATAGggatcaacaaaaaaaaaaaagcatgtccCTCAGTAGAGGTGTTGGCAAGGACTTTACTGATAGTACACTGGGTCTCATTCACTAATATAAATGTTCTTAATTTGCACATGAAATAAGTGCATGCCTcaaagtgttgtgtgtttctttttcttcagaaaaatgttgacaCGCTCCAGATATGGAAGCCTCCATAGATGCATCACTGGCTTCAATTTCAGGACATGTTTTAGTGTCCCACGGGGAAAAGCCAGTTATTCCATTACAATAGTATTAAGTTTGGCATTTTAGAGTGAGGCATTTTAACTTACCATCATTAGAGACGCTGCATTAAGTCATGGGGAGCCTGAACTGCAGCCCTGCCGTGAGGGCACATTTGGTTGTGCATCATGTGGCCTGCAGTCTATCTGCGGCTCTGGTCCAGGGGGTCTAGGAATGCCATGAGCCACTGAAATGTTGTGATGGACACAGGACGCCAGAATAATCATGCACACCTTCTCAGGGGCATAAAGGACTTTGCCCCCGTCTGTGTCCAGACACATCCAACAGCCACTGAGAGGCCCAAAGGTGCATGCGCTCTATTacagcacgtgtgtgtgtgtgtggcatggaTGTGGTTGTAGGACACCTCTTGAGGGGTTATGGGATTGGCAAATGGGGTCATCGGTTATATTTTTAGGCCATATCCCCTGTAACCTAaacaatatgaaatattttaGGATAAACTGAATAGATTGTTTAGATTTAATAACCTACAGAAAAGATTCTCACCAACAAGCCAGTCGCTTCTCACAGCACCTGCCTCTGAAGGAATTCCCACTGTGCTGTTGTGTAAAATGAAGGAGTCATGGGCACCTCCTGGCCAGCATGTTGATGGAAGAGTAATTTTTTTCCGGTTTAAAAATTAGATGGAGTCAGTAGATGGAGCTTTGATGCACATTTGGGTGCAGTCTGTTGCTCCAGTAGTGTTTGGCATCCCAGCAATGCCATACAACCCAGACTTCACGTTACTCTAATGTTCCTCACCACAAGGGAATTTAACAGTCGTAAACGGCTGATAAGCCATTTGTCACTCTCTTTAAACATGTTATGATAGGAACCTTTTATACACCCTGCATGTCTTTTAGTAGTAGTTTAACGCATCAGCTACCAATTAACATTGTCTATATATGCAATTTTATGGCACTAGAAATTGGTCGGAGTATGCAATCATTATAGGccaagtcataaaaaaacaatgaaaaccaaaattGTTAGTTTTCAATATTAACATTCTCCACACACCATTATAAACTCAGACTTGGACACTCAGTTTTTATAGCTGAATATTTGAATTATGACAGTAATTGATGAGGATTAATAtgcatttagtgtgtgtgtgtttacattttctaaGACAGCCAGGCCTTCatcatttgtgtgtatgcatggtGTTCGGAGGGGATGAAGAAATTTAGGTGAGTTAGGTTAGGTATGCTTTCTTATGCTTTAAGCACAGgtttgtgcatacacacactttgtgaatgATACCCGCTGAGTTTCTTTGGCGGACACAGCTTCCTTTGTTGAGTCATGATGTGCTGGTCTTTATTCCAGTAAaggcaaagtgaaaatgagcagtactgcagagaggaggaaagtgaaTGATGGTAGTGTTGATGCTTCAGTGTTATCCAGAGATACTGTGGTTAGCCGTACCTAAATGAGGCCCTTTTTTTGAAAAGCTAATTCTATCTGTAttactctgctgttttttttttttttgttggttggttggtggTTGATGCCCTAAGGTTAAGTGTCAGAGCAACTGATGATTTGGTTGATAGTCAACAGAATTGCTAATAGAGCTTTAAATATTGCTTCTTATTGTAGGTTCTAATTATAGCTCCTTACTATTACGCTACAATTCACCGCTGCTTTAGTGCCACATTACCGACCTGATCCTTTTTAGCCTGCAGTTAGTGTTTTACATTAACTTGTTCACAGCGTGGGCTGTACAGTACAATTacaatttttaacattttgttggACCATATACTAAGAGGTTTAGACTGCAGCTCACAGAGGTAGAGATTTATATTCATTTGGCAACTTATCAAGCCACGGATCTGGATCTGTAATGTCTGATGGCGACACATCCTGGTACATAATTTGAAATTAGGATCACCTGATGCTGTAGAGGACATTTCCATTCTGGAATATCCGAAGCAGTTTGTTGTCAGTTGTAACCTCGTGGAAGTTTGCTCCCTTTTCATTTGCAAAAAACAGGTCAGGTTTCCAAATTGAGTCCAGCATTGAGGGGTCCAGGTCCAGAGAGTCGTCTGGATACTCCTTATATGCCAGTCGAGGGTCATTCCACTGTTGTCTCAGAAACACATTGAGGCGGTAGTCCTATGGTACAGAGTTAAGTCACAATTTGAAATTACACTAGTTATAGTtataaatgactgaaacaaaacatgtaGCCACAGGTGGTAGTTGTAGAATTCATGGCATAGTAGAAGCATACAAATACAATAACATTTGActattttgcatttgcattttaatgaaatttgtgAGAGAGCCGAGATAAAGTAAACAGAAATAAGTCACAAGCATCACTCAGCAGGTGAGAGGCTCTGTGCCCACGCAAACCCTAACTGTGGgagggagtaaaaaaaaagcagcataaaTGCTGACAAACAGACTTGAGTGCTCATAACCTGAATGACAGCAAACTCCACTCacaattttattattaaaatttgATGGTGCTCCCAGAGGTATTTTCGAAAATGCATGAGTCTTCCTAACTCTTaacttgaataaaaaaaacaaaaaacaagaccaTCCCCAAACACTCTCCATGGGCCTCATAAATAAAGGATAGCCCCTGATTTGACAGAGACGGAGATATGAGAAAATCAAAGCTGACATTATGTAATGAACTTACAAGATGGTGTTTACAGTCACTAATTAGTCATAATCTAATGACAGTATGTTTAGGAAACATGAAACTTGGCCTCTccaaacagagggagaagagccAGAAAAGCTTCAAATGAATAAACACCAAAGAGTCTGATGCATCTGTTGTCCAAATAGCATGGACTGAAATCCCTGCATTGGCAGCTTTGCAGTGTTCTGCATTTGCATGACTGATGGTAGAACAGATCCTAAATACTTCTGCTTCAGATTTGGACATTCAAATGTTCTGAGTACATTTACTACTCAAGTACCTTTCGTGGTACAAATATGAGGCATTTGTACTCATTTGTACACAAACCTAATCAACAAATGAATGATGATAGAATTATTGAAGATTAAGCTACCAagctgtaaatgaaataaaaatagccCCAGCTTTACCTGTTGTAAcataaaagtatttttactttaaatatatttaaatgtgtatTATTTAAAACACTGACTTTGTGACTTTTAGACCATCTAAATAAACTATGATCACTGTAAATTGTACATAAAATTCTCACCATAGTTGTTTCAGTGATGGATCCGAAGCTGTTGATGAAGATGTTACAGGTGACATTGACAGGAGGACCTGACAGGAGCAGACAGTCATCACACATTATAGTCACACTTGTTTTTTAAATACCACCAATGATGTTCTCTGAGGAGATCGCATGAAGTATCAAGACTAGTAAACAGTAGAGCATTCCTGCAAAATAACATCTGCTTGTTCCCTCCATAATGTGCCAAACTGCATCCTGCTAAATAGGCTTGTCCAAGATAACCAGCATGAAATTGTGTCGTCCTTTCCAGTATGCTCCCATTAGTGCGGTCCATCTGTCGACCACTGaaactttaaatatttaatgactCATTTCCTAAGAGGCAATAATTTATTGATTCTCCTTTAGTTACATTAGTGTATTTATAGATAATCAGTTGGGATTTACCAAGCATGCACAAGACAAGGATGTAGAGCaactataaaatatatatgaacTGCGACCCTAGAGGCTGAGGGGGAAGTATGTCAGAGAGAATCTGCTAGCTTCACTCACGACGAGAGATCAAGATAGGACTGAAATAGGCCTGTGGGGGAACACAGAAGGGAAGTGCACAGttctgacaagaaaaaaaaaatatctgaaggAGTAGTCTGTGTAAAAATATCGTAACCTAAGGCACTGGGTCAGTataaaaacagtaacaacacatgacaaaaaagagaaaaaaatcggggtcctgtgtgaaaacatcataGCCTGCAGCATCTCCCACTTCTGACCCATCTGTGAGTGATTTGTACTGTCTCACTGCCCAAATTGTTATGCAAATTGAGCAGCGTACTTTCTCACAACTGTCCTGACAGAGGAGGTGCTCCCACCACACGCCACGCCATGTTACCTTTGAAGTTTGGTCTGATGCGGGCGTCATAACCAGATGTGCGTCCCATCAGTTTGTCCAGGAAGTCGGATGGAGATGGGGGCTTGGCTGCCCTGCTGGGGAACTTCACCTCCTTACAAAGCACAGACCTGCCAGGTGATAGGAAACAAACTCTGGATGcactgacattttttgccccCCTTTGACGTAATATTTAACACCTCATATTATCCATTTGCAAATTAATTAGTGTTACAGAGTTGTACAGATTTTATCAcatgcattttgtattttatggGTGTCATAAATTGAAAAATGTCCAGAGCAGatgtattaaattatttttaaatgtcttaatACAAAGCCCTATAATTCAGACAGTCAAATTATTAAGTGAAatgacttgatttttttttttttgtctgttttgctgTACTTTAGTCAGGCATCTTACATTGATGAGCATTTTCACTTAATGGAACTGTTGTCTCTTAATTAtagattagaaaaaaatatttaatacatGATTCTACTCACTTTAAGATAACGGTAATGTTGACATGCCTCTAGGTCAAAGAAGCACGCAGCTCATCTCCTGCCTTATTATCAAGTTATATACTGCCATCACAGTcaaattgttttaaaaacaataaatacactgtaaaataaacatgcagtttaTACAGTACATTGGTTAATCAAACAGCAGTTTTGCAGAATTCTCCTACAGTTTGCTTAAGGAAAGCTGATACACTCCAACCTTAAATTGTGTTGTCTTACCTGCCTTGCAGAAAAATTACAGATGAAGCCCACGCCATACACAAGATGTGCAGTAGCATTCTGAGCCGGCAGAAACAACAAATGATTACACCAAAGGAAAAactggaagagagaggaaaaaaaactcagatgCAGGTAACTTGTTTGCTCTTGCAGCCAGACTCTGTCTTCGGAACTCAGCTGagcctgcctccctctctgcaggtgTAAAAtacaggaagctgctgctgtataATTCAAAATCctagggaatttttttttttttttttccctgtgtgtgtttgtgtggatgacTTCAAGCTTTATCTCTTTTTTATGGTCATATGCATGCTGAAGGAATTACTGCAAGAACATTTAAAGAGACAGGaccattttcacagcagagtgGCCTCACACTGCTCGACATGACAGCATTAGATTAGCAGAAATATTTGAGATGTTAAATTTGCAATCcaatacaatttatttttaaaggtgtcacattttatcatttatcaagCACTGCTAAGTAATGAAACAGCACTCCAAGGGATTATTAATGCAAATCCACAAACTTGAAAGACGCCAGTCAATATGAAATATAACTGGATTTCAATATTCCAGCAGCTAATTATAAAGATTTTTTATCTCTCAGCTGAGAAACTTAACATTAAATTAAAGTGAGCTTGACGTCTTCCATCTTGCATGCTTTCTTTTTCATATTGTGGTGATAAATTGattgtaaagtaaaaaaaagaaaaaaattataaaaaaaataataaaaccagCCACAGTTAACAGTATAGAACATCCTATAGTGTGAATATGTCAACAGATCTTTGAGATAGATTTGATAACACGGAAAACCGTTTAAATCAATGAACAGAATCAATGTCAGcaattataaaaatataatatgtAAACAGTGTCTTACAAAACTGCAGACTGTAGacaaagggaagagaaaagcagaaagcgAACATGACTGTTGCTGCATTCAAAAGGGTGAAAGGATGAAGGCATTGAGTTCCAATTAATTCAAGTGTAACACATTTCTTTAAGTGTCAGTACACATCCAGAGGTTATTTATCTTAGGCAGAGCTGTCCGAAGTTTCTGGTCTAATTATTTCATCTTCAAATCGCCATTTATATTCAAATACAAATGTGGACGCTCATGTTTATTCCCccatgcagaggaggaggcagttCAGCCATTTACTCATGTAAAATTAATGTCAAAGAAAGCGATGGGACGTTATGGCTGCACGTGTTTGCCTCACACTTGAAAGGCCGTTCCACACTTCGCTCTGGAGCCCACAGTGTCAAATAAGATAAGAAATATGTGAGGATATAAAACATGAATGCAGTCCTAATAACAAGAAGCCcacagttagaaaaaaaaaatagcatttcTGCATGCTTGAGCATTTTTACCTCCAGACAGGATAAGTAGGCCAAgcttcattttaatgtttttgttgaagTGCGCATTGGATCTACTTAATTAGATCTTACTTCCACACAATGTAAAATGTTGTAGTCAGGTGCCCAATACACAAGTCTGCCTGTTCCCATTTAAACTAACAATAAGTGCTTTTAGCTGAGGTCAGACTTTCAACATCACCTCACTCAGTTTTTAAGGTCCAATCGCCACAGTTCACACATACAACCTTAGTAAATCTGCCACGTAGTTACACACTGATTAAAATGCTTCAGGACAGATGAGCTCAGCCACACAGAATTTTACAACCATCAAAACAATTGCAGCTCAGAATGCAGGTCAGCTTATCAGTCATCAGTGCTATTATCGACAagctaaactgaaaataatgggATCAGTCCAGTTTAAAAATAGCTTTTATTGCAGCTTTACTCACGACAAGCTGCTCTGATcacacagaggggaaaagatAATCCACGTTGAACATTTTCAGCCTGGTGGGGAAAGCGGATATACAATCACACAAGTTTGGTGGTAGCAGGAAGATGAAACAGTAATTTCTctggaatagaaaaaaaaacaacaacaaaaaaaagaaacaggcaaaaaaccaaaacaggcGCAGCAGATATAAATtccaaatatgaaaatatttcagcGACATGACATAATTTACATTGAACTTCCCATCTTGCGTGATCAGTTGTGTCTTATAGTTTGTGGCAATGGCTGCCAAAATTCAGTCTTCGCACGAGGCGTATCTCCCGTCCCATAATGAGTGTCAGCCTCCGCCATCTTAATCCTCATGGATGTTGAACAGCTTGGCCACTTCGTTCAGGTCTGCATGTTCCTCTCCATCCTTGATAATCtacaaataacaaacatgaaTAGGATTTAAATTAACCAGATTaatttactgattaatctgtacAACGTCACAGTGTATTTTTCTTAAAAAGAGACAGTGCGTACCTTCCTTGCGATGGGCATTCTGTTGAACACATTCCACAGGATGATGCCCACCACCACCTTGTCTCGCAGGTAGAAGATGACTCCTTTCCCATAGTTGTCTTTGTGCTGCTCCTCAGCTGGAGCAGGTGTTGAAGAGGCCACTGGGCTGATGGCTGTGTCCTCTGTTTCACTTTCAGAGCGAATCCCAGTTCCTGCAGCACATTTAATGACAATGGCTCAGTCTGACCCTTTGTCCTTCAATTCActtgcttgtttttgctttataGGATTAAGATTTTTTCACTAGATAGTGAACGTTCCTACCTGACTTCTCTGTAGCTGCTTTAGGTGTGTCCTTGGCAGTGGCTTTAGCAAACACTCCTACGGTTGGCAGGCTGCTGTCAACAATCCCAATGGCTTCATAGCCTACATCTGGACCCAGGTCACTCCTGTGTCAGAAACCACATGAGAATGGAAAACATGTTTAGGGAATAATGTGATTCAAAGATTCAAAAAATGTTActtcatttcaaacaaatgGCTTATGTTATTAGGTAGACTACACcaactaaaactaatgcagtctaatacaacagtcctgcaatacaTCCCACCTTCATTAGGTTcaataaaaactgtgtttaagaCTGTTGATTCAACTCTGTGATTATTTTGGATCCTGCAGTTCGTGGTGCTTGTGACCCATATTGTATTATACAGAGCGGAATTTGTGTTATTTAGCCTACTCTCACTGGTTTGACTAGAGTAGACAAAATAATAGACACAACAGACAACATAACATGTAagtgcagcctccaaaatgatcatacagtcGACTCGACacctttaaaacagtttgaatattatttattgttgtatcagactgcattagttttagctaggtatacctaataaactgacaactgagtgtGCATAGACATTGCAACCATGctgtcattttcaaaaacaaaaacttctgCAAATTGCTGTTTAAAAGAGTTTTGCTGAAGTTCATCCTCCGATATAAAATCCAGAAACTTCTAGATGTTAAAACTTTACTGTCAAAACAGCTTCCCAAacacagtgtgtatgtttgtgagcCTCACAAAGCTCCTATTctagacacacatatacacaaaacaaacaactgagCTGAGAGGGCTCAACTCAACCGCTGTAGCTATGAACCTCATTTGTTTGTAACAAATTTAAATATAGTAAATGGACCTGACAGCTTTTAAATGAACTCACTGACCACTGCTGCTGATAAGGTGTTGTGTGTCCCATTTGTTTATCTGAGGGAGCATCAGAGCAACCTGACCGTGACAGGAACATCAACACATTATCTGACAACAACTGCTGGTGTGTAGGTCATGACAGTTTGACTAATGgccatgtgtttttgttttttttttttctgcagtgaccCCATGTTGTAAACAGTGGGTCACATTTCACCAGCCACTAAAAGTCGCAGCAGTCATCTGTGTAGCGAGGGCCGCATTCCTCTCTGTAATACAAGTTTTGGCAGCTCAATAACTGGTAGAGCCCTCATGTGATCATATCAGTAATGTTTTTAAATAGAGTTAGTAAATTTATGATGGGCTCGAAAAATGTCTGGCTGAGTAACGCAGCCTTCTGCTTTCAACTCCTGCCTTAATGTCCTCTAAaggcattttaaatattttaggaCATGATGGTATTCAAGACTTCAAAGCAATCAAGCACGTTCATCTGATTTCAAAAGGATTAAATCTGAGTCATTTGCAGAATTGAACATGCTGCGCCAGTGCCCACTGATTTAAATGTATCCTATGAATGTGGACCTGTGCGATCATCAGCTCAGACTGGCTCTCGCTGTCTGAAatattttccttcatttccatttcatgtttgtttcatggTTTGCAGCCGCACCTTGAATTTGTGACTCAGAAAGTAGGAAGTAGCCTAATACCCACCAGAACATAGACTGATGCCAGTAGGGTTTGCTGGCTCCGGTCATGTTCTCTCCTGCTAGTCTACCACTCACAACAGCGTGGTCGTGGTGCTCCACTCGCCTGCGGCCCAGTCTGATGTCATAGAAACATGCAGCATCTCCTGCCTAAAAGGAAACAGAGGTGATTGAGGATATGTGGCATGGATTAGATTGTGTAATTCTTACTTCATGCTAAAAGTTgctgagaagtttttttttctttaaaaagaaaaacaaaaaacttaaaaaagaaGAGACGGATGTTACTATACTACA
This genomic stretch from Toxotes jaculatrix isolate fToxJac2 chromosome 12, fToxJac2.pri, whole genome shotgun sequence harbors:
- the LOC121190368 gene encoding glycine receptor subunit alpha-2-like → MLLHILCMAWASSVIFLQGRSVLCKEVKFPSRAAKPPSPSDFLDKLMGRTSGYDARIRPNFKGPPVNVTCNIFINSFGSITETTMDYRLNVFLRQQWNDPRLAYKEYPDDSLDLDPSMLDSIWKPDLFFANEKGANFHEVTTDNKLLRIFQNGNVLYSIRLTLTLSCPMDLKNFPMDSQTCIMQLESFGYTMNDLIFEWLDVGAVQVADDLTLPQFVLKEEKGLGYCTKHYNTGKFTCIEVKFYLERQMGYYLIQMYIPSLLTVILSWVSFWINMDAAPARVGLGITTVLTMTTQSSGSRASLPKVSYVKAIDIWMAVCLLFVFAALLEYAAVNFVSRQHKEFFRLRKKLKEQQRQRAQGSGDSKVKGNNMSSNSASHGNAAQQCSACAREEELAQQGLLFQSFGLALSTGSAPEMDATPVFADLPPGLGFYDIRRRFVDRAKRIDTISRAVFPMSFLMFNVLYWLTYKVLRHEDVQATL